Proteins co-encoded in one Euleptes europaea isolate rEulEur1 chromosome 1, rEulEur1.hap1, whole genome shotgun sequence genomic window:
- the LOC130481806 gene encoding zinc finger protein 665-like has product MECGKSFGQKGSLTSHQRIHTGQKPYKCLECGKTFSESGNLTSHQRIHTEKPYKCLECGKSFGQKGSLTSHKKIHREEKRYKCLECGKSFHKSGNLTSHQRIHTGEKPYECLECGKSFSYNVSLTFHQRIHTGEKPYKCQDCGKSFRDSGALIVHQRVHTGEKPYKCLECGKSYSQSGKLSIHQRIHTGEKKYKCLECGKSFSCSGSLTVHQRIHTGEKPYKCLECGRSFSQSGKFTVHQRIHTGDKPYKCLECGKGFFQSGNLTAHQRIHTGEKPYKCMECGKSFSESGSLTSHQRIHTGEKPYKCLEVKPYICLECGKSFSQSGHLTVHQRIHTGEKPYKCLECGKTFRESGHLTIHQRIHTG; this is encoded by the exons atggagtgtgggaaaagctttggacAGAAAGGCAGCCTAACttctcatcaaagaattcacactgggcagaaaccatataaatgcctggagtgtggaaaaaccttCAGTGAGAGTGGAAAccttacttctcatcaaagaattcacac ggagaaaccgtataaatgcctggagtgtggaaaaagctttggaCAGAAAGGCAGCCTAACTTCCCATAAAAAAATTCATAGAGAGGAGAAAagatataaatgcttggagtgtggaaaaagcttccatAAAAGTGgaaaccttacttcccatcaaagaattcacacaggggaaaaaccatatgaATGCTTAGAGTGCGGGAAAAGTTTCAGTTACAATGTAAGCCTTACattccatcaaagaattcacacaggggagaagccatataaatgccaggattgtggaaaaagcttcagagaTAGTGGAGCACTGATTGtccatcaaagggttcacacaggggagaaaccatataaatgtctggagtgtgggaagagctacAGTCAGAGTGGGAAACTTAGCATccaccaaagaattcacacaggggagaagaaaTATAAATGCCTAgaatgtggaaaaagcttcagctgcagtggaagccttactgtccatcaaagaattcacacaggagagaaaccatataaatgcttggagtgtggcagAAGCTTCAGTCAGAGTGGAAAgtttactgtccatcaaagaattcacacaggggataagccatataaatgcctcgAGTGTGGAAAAGGCTTTTTCCAGAGTGGAAACCTTActgcccatcaaagaattcacacaggggagaaaccatacaagtgtatggagtgtgggaaaagcttcagtgagAGTGGaagccttacttcccatcaacgaattcacacaggggagaaaccatacaaatgtttgga aGTGAAACCATATatatgcctggagtgtggaaaaagctttagTCAAAGTGGacaccttactgtccatcaaagaattcatacaggggagaaaccatataaatgcctagagtgtgggaaAACCTTCAGAGAAAGTGGACACCTTACCattcatcaaagaattcacaccggg
- the LOC130481911 gene encoding zinc finger protein 239-like produces MSECVWEAVNEKQEHPGTKKEYRYPDVKESIEYCNVLRKEETKHPYNGSSNLGPLKDGDSHEIPSIPQDTRNEYPAYEEISAEKSDINDHWNSHNIKKIYKCLECGKSFGQEAKLNFHRRIHTGEKKYKCLECGKSFNQSGNLTTHQRIHTGEKKYKCLECGKSFSRSSYLNSHQIIHTGEKPYKCLVCGKRFSQSGSLTSHQRIHTGEKPYKCLECGKGFSQSSHLTSHEKVHTKEKPYECLECGKSFVQSGNLTSHQRIHTGERKYKCLECGKSFSYSGHLTAHKRIHTGEKPYKCLECGKSFNQSSHLTSHRRIHTGEKEYKCLECGKIFGWKNKLICHQRIHTGEKPYTCLECGKSFNQSGNLTSHQRTHI; encoded by the exons ATGT cagagtgtgtgtgggaagcagtgAATGAAAAGCAAGAGCATCCAGGGACAAAGAAAGAATATAGATATCCAGATGTGAAAGAGAGCATTGAATATTGCAATGTGCTGAGGAAGGAGGAGACAAAGCATCCATATAATGGGAGCAGTAATCTTGGTCCTCTAAAGGATGGTGATTCTCATGAAATTCCATCAATTCCACAAGACACCAGGAATGAGTACCCGGCATATGAGGAAATTTCGGCTGAAAAATCAGACATTaatgaccactggaactcccataacataaagaaaatatataaatgcctggagtgtggaaaaagctttgggCAGGAGGCTAAGTTAAATTTCCAtcgaagaattcacacaggggagaaaaaatataaatgcctggagtgtgggaaaagcttcaatcAGAGTGGAAATCTTActacccatcaaagaattcacacaggggagaaaaaatataaatgcctggagtgtgggaaaagcttcagtcgtaGTTCATATCTTAATTCCCACCAAataattcacacaggagagaaaccatataaatgcctggtgtGTGGAAAAAGATTTAGTCAGAGTGGaagtcttacttcccatcaaagaattcacacaggggagaaaccatataaatgcctggagtgtggaaaaggtTTCAGTCAGAGTTCACACCTTACTTCCCATGAAAAAGTTCACACAAaggagaaaccatatgaatgtttggagtgtggaaaaagctttgttCAGAGTGgaaaccttacttcccatcaaagaattcacacaggggagagaaaatataaatgcctggagtgtggaaagagcttcagttaCAGTGGACACCTTACTGCCCacaaaagaattcacacaggggagaaaccctataaatgcctggagtgtgggaagagcttcaatcAGAGTTCACACCTTACTTCCCAtagaagaattcacacaggggagaaagaatataaatgcctggagtgtggaaaaataTTTGGGTGGAAGAATAAGTTAATttgccatcaaagaattcacacaggggagaaaccttatacgtgcctggagtgtggaaaaagcttcaatCAGAGTGgaaaccttacttcccatcaaagaactcacatATAG